The genomic interval AGCGACTGTGAGATCAACCCATAGTCCTTCTCGAAATGCTCGTATCCGGAATCTTCGACATTCAGCGACTTCCAGATGAGGCGCCCATCTTTCATCTCGTCCGCAAATCTCTCTGTGACCACCCTATTCGACAGCTCCTCGATCTTGTTACAGGTCGCACATCTCCGAGTGTAATGGAAGTAGTAAGCAATAACGGCATTCTCGCTTGTCTCTTCTACTGCTGCATCGGCGATCTGATCGACTTCGGCCGTATCGGGAGTATCGGTTTCTCTTGCGATGACGTACAAAAGACTCACTCCGACAAAAAGCAGTAACAAGATTGTGATAAGCACTTTCCCATGCATTTGATCTCTCCAGTATGTTTGCTAACTTAACATATCTTTCAGTTCATCTTCCGACGGGACTCTGCCGGACACCTTGACCTTTCCGTCAACTACAAGCGCAGGAGTTATCATCACACCGAAAGATGTAATCTTCATGATATCCGTGATCTTGTTCAGTTCATAATCAATACCAAGCGACTGAGCTGCTTTATCAACCATTTCTGCCAGCTTGTTGCATTTCGGGCATCCTGTGCCGAGAATTTCTATTTTCTTCATGTCTGTTTCCTCTTAAAACAGGGCTCCATAAGTCATGCCGGACGCAGTCGCCATCACGATTACGAGAGCCACAAATGTCAGTGTTTTCTTTGTCCCCAACACACTTCGAATCACGAGCATATTCGGCAGTGACAAAGCCGGACCTGCCAGAAGAAGAGCCAGAGCAGGTCCTTTACCCATGCCGTTGCCGATTAGGCCTTCCAGAATGGGGATTTCCGTCAGAGTCGCAAAGTACATGAACGCTCCGGCAACCGATGCGAAGAGATTCGCCCCGAGTGAATTTCCTCCAACTGAACTGCTAATCCAATGTGATGGAATCAGCCCCTCCCCTCCGGGTCTGCCGAGGAGCACCCCTGCAATGACAACGCCTATGAGCAACAAAGGCAGAATCTGCTTCGCGAAAATCCATGATTGCTCCAGCCACTCGCTCATCTCGCCTTCACTCGATGCAGCCACAATTGACAGGCCTATGATCGCTATGGCAAATGGCAATGCCGGTTCGGATGGCACCAGCAGTGCAACCAGAGTTGTCAACGCCGCAACCCCTGCAAGCTTGATCCATCCTGCGCCAAACCAAATGACTAATGTAATGCCGAAAATCACCGCAGCGACGACAGTTATCGTCCACTTAAGTGAATAAATCGTAGTCCACAGGCCGGTTGCTGTGTCAGGTTTGCCCCAATTCGCGAAGACAAGTACCGCGACCATGGCAGCGAAATAGACTCCGGTCTGCCAGAGTGGACGGATCGATTCTTCTGACGGGACGACTGCGGATGCGGCAACTCTCTCCACCTCCTCATTGCGGAACAGAAAGTGCATCAGAAGTCCTATCACAATACTGAAAACAATCGCGCCAACTCCTCTCGCGATTCCAAGTTCCAGTCCGAGCACCCTCGCAGTCAGGATGATCGCCAGTACATTTATTGCAGGTCCCGAATAGAGAAATGCCGAAGCAGGCCCGAGTCCGGCTCCCATGCGATATATTCCGGCGAACAGCGGCAATACAGTGCAGGAACATACGGCAAGGATCGACCCCGACACCGATGCGACACCATAAGCCATCACTTTGCTCGCACCGGCTCCGAGATATTTCATGACCGATGTCTGGCTCACAAATACCCCTATTGCACCGGCAATCAGAAATGCGGGAAGAAGGCACAGGATTACATGCTCGCGTGCGTACCATTTGACAAGCTGGAGAGCCTCGATGATGGCATTGTCGAATCGCATCTGCCCGACAGGAAGATAGAATACCACCACGAACAGGCCCGCCATGAGTGCAAGGGGTTTCCAGTCTCTACTGAACTGCATCAGTTAGCCTTTGCATGAGAAGTGTGACCAGTGATGAGAATCCTATTCTTCAATCAGAGCCAGTTGTTCTTCGGCAGTCGATTTCAAGACAGTCTCGACACAGCTGAAAAAGTTTAGAATACATTTGACCCGTAACCGATAATAAACCTGCGAACCACGCTTATCAACATCGACAATGCCCACATTCCTGAGCACCGCAAGATGCTTCGAGACTGTCGACATATCAGCTCCGATCATGTCGGTCAGTTCGGCAACGCACCGCTCTCTCTCAGAGAGCGCATCGACTATAAAGAGACGGGTTGGGTGAGCCATCGCTTTTATGATCCTCGCTCTGGCTTCAAACCTCGCTTTGTCCTTCTTATCCAATCTGCCTCCTGTTACAATTATAGGCTATTTGGCAATATAGCCACATCGCCAATTCTGTCAATACAATTTTATGCCAAAGCTTCGATTCAACGTAATATAGTGCCTTACAACATCTTAGTGGCTATTAGAGCGGCTAATTCGTGATGCCGACCCCTTCGGTCAGCAATCAGGAACATCATCCCCGTTCGGATCGCAAGGCGCAGGACCGCCGGAGAATATGTACGAAATCAGGTGGACTACATCATCGATGTCAATTGCTCCCGAGCAGTCAGCGTCGCCCGCTTCGAGCGGATCAGGAGCCGGTCCTCCGAGAAATATATAGAAGATGAGATAGACTACGTCATCTATGTCTATGTCCGTGCTGCGGTCCGCATCACCGCAAAGATACTCATCACAGCCGACACCCAATGCCCCGATCAAAACGCCGCAGTCGTTGTTATTAGGAGCGCAAGGCGAAGTTGCAAGCAGTCGGTAGTCGTTTAGAGTAGTATCACAGAATTCTGGATCGAGAGAAATGTTGCCGTTGATTCCAAGCTGATCTGCTATACTGCCTGTCCAGTCGCCACCCTCGTTGCCGAAGATGTTGCAGCACTGGAGAAGCGGATCAGGACCATCCGACCATATCGCAGGAAGATTTCTGGAAAAAGAGATTGTACTGTTGCGAATCGTTGGTGGAGACGTAGTACATGTGATGATTCCCTTTTCGTCTCCGGAATTAGCGACAAGGGTGCTATTGGTAATCAGCGGTGGTGACGCTAGTGGAAAGAACATCACGCCCAAGCGGCCATGGTTGTTATAGAAGATACACGAATCTACTGTTGGTCCCCCTGCATCTGTAGTAATAATGCAGTGTACATCGTTATCCGTGAATTCACACCCAATGAGTCGGGCGTCAGCACTGTTCTCAAGAAAAAGCACCGCGCTATTAGGCTCTTCACAACTGTTATCGACGAATTGACAATGACTAAATGAGGCAGTGTCAGTAGTCATTAGATGAATCGCTGCGCCCGGTCCGCCCGCAGCAAAGTTGCTGTTGAACAAACACTGATCGAATGCCGCAGAACTACCTATCAACTGTATCGCACCGCCGCCGAAGTCAGTGTAGTTTCCTTCAAATGAGCATGATTCAGCATACAGCTCGACAGGAAATGCAGCTATTGCTCCAGCATCATTGCCTGAGTTGTTTGTGAATGTGCAGCCGAATAGCTCAACACGAGGAGTCCTGTTGTCTATGTCTTCTAACACCGAGATTGCTCCCCCATACCCTCCGAATATGTCAGTAAAACCACAGTCAATAAGAGTTGTAGGGCCTCCACCTCTGATGATCATCTCATCATTAAGAAATTCACACCTTGTAAACGTAGGTGATGCATAAATCCATACAAAGGCGCCCATGCCGTCCAGTGCCGCATTGTTCGTGAATATCACACTATCTATCACGGGCGATCCGTAAGCCACATATAGTCCTCCTCCGTGTCCCCAGTTGTAATTGTCAGTAATCAGACAGTTACGGATAGTAGGAGAAGATCCCGAACACTTTATACCCCCTCCTTCCTGGATCACGCCTTCATCCAACAAATATCCGTTCTTTATCGTGAAGCCGTTTACTTCTGCCAGGTTGGATTCACCTTGATGAAAGTAGAATCCTCTGTGGTCGTCCTCTTCCGTGCCCTGGCAGTCGATGATGGTATTGTCAGGTCCGCTCTCAGAGACGAGCTTAACAAGTCTGCCACCAAGATCGATGTCGCGATTGCCATTTCCGGTATACGTACCAGAGGCAACAAGAACCGTATCACCATCACTTGAGGCGTCAATTGCCTCTTGAATTGTCGAGTACTCCGACGGAACGAGACGTGTAGCGACTCCTTCGGTGTGAAACGAATCTACTTCAGACCATTCAGAATATTCAAAGCCATCAAACGCTCTTGCCCGCCACGAGTACATCCTTCCAACCTTGAGTCCTTCAAATACATCAGAAACCGTGGAATCTATTTGTTCAGGAACGTCTAACTGGTATTCATTGGGTAGCATTTCACCGGCAGGTGGAATCGCATTGAAATCGTATGTCAGCGAATCCCCTTGCGCGTCTAAGGAATTGAGGACAACGAGTTGAACCAGGTTGCCGGGTATAGACTCTCCGCCTGTTGGGCGATGAACAATGGGGATAGTCGGGACGCTGTTCATCGTAAATGACATTCGATCCCAGTCACCCCAATCCAATCCACTGTTCAGCCTGAGACGGGCGTAATATCTGCCTCCATCCTGGAGAGGCATACCAGCGTAGACCGCTGTAGAGTCACTCACCCAGACAGGGCCGGAATCCCACATCTCGGCAACCGTCCAGTCATCATTCGTGCCGACTTCAATCTCGTACCCCGCTTGCTGCTGAAAGGTATCTGGAAGAGTCCATGCGAATGTCGGCGTATGCTGAAGGACGTGCAATGGATCTTCAGATTCAAGTCTGAAATCGTACGGATTGGCCAGTCCGTGGTGGTTGTAATACGCCCCCATGTCGTTGCGGGTACCGTCAGGGTCATTATATTCGGGTGCTGGGTCACCAGTGTCGATACAGGGAGAATCTTCATCAAGGCTGAAATCACCTGCTGCAGCATCAACGAACAGAGGATCCTCTGATATATTGTG from Candidatus Zixiibacteriota bacterium carries:
- a CDS encoding permease, giving the protein MQFSRDWKPLALMAGLFVVVFYLPVGQMRFDNAIIEALQLVKWYAREHVILCLLPAFLIAGAIGVFVSQTSVMKYLGAGASKVMAYGVASVSGSILAVCSCTVLPLFAGIYRMGAGLGPASAFLYSGPAINVLAIILTARVLGLELGIARGVGAIVFSIVIGLLMHFLFRNEEVERVAASAVVPSEESIRPLWQTGVYFAAMVAVLVFANWGKPDTATGLWTTIYSLKWTITVVAAVIFGITLVIWFGAGWIKLAGVAALTTLVALLVPSEPALPFAIAIIGLSIVAASSEGEMSEWLEQSWIFAKQILPLLLIGVVIAGVLLGRPGGEGLIPSHWISSSVGGNSLGANLFASVAGAFMYFATLTEIPILEGLIGNGMGKGPALALLLAGPALSLPNMLVIRSVLGTKKTLTFVALVIVMATASGMTYGALF
- a CDS encoding metalloregulator ArsR/SmtB family transcription factor; the encoded protein is MDKKDKARFEARARIIKAMAHPTRLFIVDALSERERCVAELTDMIGADMSTVSKHLAVLRNVGIVDVDKRGSQVYYRLRVKCILNFFSCVETVLKSTAEEQLALIEE
- a CDS encoding right-handed parallel beta-helix repeat-containing protein, with the protein product MRSLLILTLLTLGLAHISLAATIHVPDDQPTIQSAIDVVVEGDTILVSPGSYTKNINFNGQNILLLSTAGRDSTIIEPKEPNEDIVRFVNGEDSIAIIDGFTIRGTIDAHGIYCDGSSPTIRNCDISYCLHDSIGAAICCINSNARIYENLIHHCVAGDHGAGIYASGTQTTDLLIASNKIYENSDGIGVGICAESVSGITVKDNVLWENRSAPSHYFSSIKFEEVQGSIINNTIVNNTYGINIWYSDSVEVRNNIIAYNSEGSFDQAWSSAAVDYNNFWGNAPHGEGPGPHGFTQDPLFVEAIIGDFSLSPASPCIDAGDPDSQYHDPDGTRNDMGANPYGSHAFPFAYDLQYGPDFLDHEVRTNSPIITWDYADTATDVQTRYEIEVGDDLDWEFSEMWSTGSIASSEQSTTYQGAPFSDHVHYYLRIRVHNGTDWGAWKQFRFLVRFKTLLDVPTEFASIQAAIDYSEDDDTILVAPGMYLENLDLHGKSILIQSSFGPDSTVILPAVLDSAVIRFSGRTRKCGRVSGFTISGSEAQGAIKINEDSPATIDNCHFHENSPSVNVISCDADADIVRNLFTSNSGGASVDFGIHVGPRTVLINNTFYDNTRAVNGDLFSAATVKNNIIVGCLEQAIEGNFGNFDYNDVWGNNPDYYDVTGIGTHNISEDPLFVDAAAGDFSLDEDSPCIDTGDPAPEYNDPDGTRNDMGAYYNHHGLANPYDFRLESEDPLHVLQHTPTFAWTLPDTFQQQAGYEIEVGTNDDWTVAEMWDSGPVWVSDSTAVYAGMPLQDGGRYYARLRLNSGLDWGDWDRMSFTMNSVPTIPIVHRPTGGESIPGNLVQLVVLNSLDAQGDSLTYDFNAIPPAGEMLPNEYQLDVPEQIDSTVSDVFEGLKVGRMYSWRARAFDGFEYSEWSEVDSFHTEGVATRLVPSEYSTIQEAIDASSDGDTVLVASGTYTGNGNRDIDLGGRLVKLVSESGPDNTIIDCQGTEEDDHRGFYFHQGESNLAEVNGFTIKNGYLLDEGVIQEGGGIKCSGSSPTIRNCLITDNYNWGHGGGLYVAYGSPVIDSVIFTNNAALDGMGAFVWIYASPTFTRCEFLNDEMIIRGGGPTTLIDCGFTDIFGGYGGAISVLEDIDNRTPRVELFGCTFTNNSGNDAGAIAAFPVELYAESCSFEGNYTDFGGGAIQLIGSSAAFDQCLFNSNFAAGGPGAAIHLMTTDTASFSHCQFVDNSCEEPNSAVLFLENSADARLIGCEFTDNDVHCIITTDAGGPTVDSCIFYNNHGRLGVMFFPLASPPLITNSTLVANSGDEKGIITCTTSPPTIRNSTISFSRNLPAIWSDGPDPLLQCCNIFGNEGGDWTGSIADQLGINGNISLDPEFCDTTLNDYRLLATSPCAPNNNDCGVLIGALGVGCDEYLCGDADRSTDIDIDDVVYLIFYIFLGGPAPDPLEAGDADCSGAIDIDDVVHLISYIFSGGPAPCDPNGDDVPDC
- a CDS encoding TM0996/MTH895 family glutaredoxin-like protein yields the protein MKKIEILGTGCPKCNKLAEMVDKAAQSLGIDYELNKITDIMKITSFGVMITPALVVDGKVKVSGRVPSEDELKDMLS